A segment of the Nostoc sp. TCL26-01 genome:
GTGCTGAAATTGGCTGCTTGCGTGGGCAATCAATTTGATTTGAATACGTTAGCGATCGTCTCTCAACAATCAGCCACCGATGCAGCAACAGTGCTGTGGAAAGCACTACAAGAAGGATTAGTATTGCCTACCAGTCAGATTTATAAACTGTTTCAAGCCACAACTGAATCATCTCAAACCAACAATACAGCCAATCCCCGCTATCGCTTTCTGCATGATCGCGTTCAGCAAGCAGCTTATTTGCTGATTCCAGTTGCTCAACGACAGAATACTCATTTGCAAATTGGACAACTCTTACTGAAAAACACTCCAACAGATGCTGTAGCAACAAATATTTTTGAGATTGTCAATCACTTCAATCAAGGAATTAGCTTGCTCCAAACAACCCAACAGAAAACAGAATTGAGCCGTCTGAATCTTCTGGCTGGGCGAAAAGCAAAAGCAGCTGCCGCTTATGAAAGTGCTTCAAACTATCTCAACATAGGTTTAAATATTCTGAGTGAGGAAAGCTGGAATGATGAGTATGACTTGACATTGGATCTGCATGTAGAAGCGACAGAAGTTTGTTTCCTCTGTACTGATTTTGAGCGATCGCGGCAACTAGCAGATGTGACTTTACGGTATGCTAAAACCTTGTTAGATCAAGTCAGAGTCCATGAAGTTGAGCTTTTATATTACGCGGCTCAGAATCAGGCTTTATCAGTTATCAATCTCACGCTGCAAGTATTAGAGGCACTTGGCATTGCTTTAGAAGACCAAGCACCACAGGATCTAGTAATTGAAGATTTGAGTCATCTAAGAGAAATGACCGATCCTGGTAAACTCGGGGCAATGCGTTTGTTGATCAACACTTATGCTCCAGCGATGATGGCAGCACCGGATGTGCTACCAAAACTTCTATTTACAGCCATCAAGCTTTGTCTGGAAGCTGGCAATTCTGCAATGGCAGCTGTCAGCTACGCTTTTTATGGATCGCTGCTGGTTAATCTTGGGGATATCAATGCTGGATATCAATTTGGCGAACTGGCGATCAAGATATTAAATCAATTCGATTCGCGTCCTCACTACTGTGTTGTTCACACTGTATTCAATATCCTTCTAAGACATTGGCAAGAATCAATTCGAGAAACCATTGAGCCTTGTAGAAACGCCATGAAGGTGGGGCTAGAAACTGGCGATTTATATTTTGTCGGTTGTCTTTCAAAAGATAGCTGCACAAATCTATTTCTTATGGGAGAGAATCTAGAAGTCGTTAATCAGCAGCAAACTTATTCTCTAGAGTTATTGCAGAAACTAAAGCAACAATTTTCGATTTACTATGCTGGCATTTGGCATCAACTTGTTCTCAATCTCAGAGGTCTTGCGGAAAAACAAAATTGCTTAATTGGCGATGGTTTTGACGAATTTGAACTGTTACCAAAACTACAGGCAGATAACGATCAAATCTTGCTGTTTAACCTCTATCTAGCCAAGGGAATTTTGCTTTACTTCTGGGCAGATTATGAAAATTCAGTCATTTGTCATTCATGCGCCAGAGAATACATGAGTGCTGTTTCAGCAATGGCAACACTGCCCACACACAACTTTTATGAATCTCTGGCTTTATTAGCTCAATATCCTTGTAGCAGTTCAGAACAATCATCATCTTTAGAGCAGATTGTAGCCAATCAAGAAAAGATGAAGTACTGGGCTAATTATGCTCCCCAGAACTTTCAACATAAATACGATCTGGTGGCAGCAGAGGAGTATTGTGTCTTGAGTCAACCGTATCAGGCAATGGAGTACTACGATCGCGCGATCGCTGGTGCAAACATCAATGGCTATATCCATGAAGAAGCTTTAGCTAACGAACTCGCGGCTAAGTTTTACCTGAATTGGGGCAAAGAAAAAGTTGCTCAACACTACCTGATCAACGCTTACTATGGCTATGCGCGCTGGGGCGCAAAAGCCAAAGTGCAGGATTTAGAACAGCAATATCCGGCTTTACTTGCGTCGATTCTGCAACAGCAAAAAATGACAGTATCGGCAACTGAAACTTTGTTCGCAACAGAATCTCTCGCTGCGTCACAGTTCACCTATGCTGAATCCTCCACTTCTGCCAGCAGCAGCACCATTTCCAGTACTCTCGACTTGGCAACGGTACTCAAAGCATCGCAAGCCCTTTCCAGTGAAATCCAACTCGATCAGCTTCTAGCAACATTATTGGAGATGGTGATCAAAAGTGCTGGCGCAGACAAGGGTATATTACTGATGCCACGTCAACAGGACTGGTTTGTGGAAGCTGTTGCTATGCTTAATCAGCCTGTGCAAGTGCAAGCGATCGCCCTCACAGATAGCACTAATCTACCCCACAGTTTAATTAACACTGTTAAACGCAACCTGCAACCTGTGGTAATTACTGATGCGTCTACTCATCTCAACCTAGCAACTGATAGCTATATCGCTCAACAGCAAACTAAGAGTGTCCTTTGTACGCCGATTTTACTGCAAAATAAACTAATAGCAATTTTATACTTAGAAAACCGAGTTACAGCAGCAGCATTTACTCGCGATCGCGTCGAATTATTGAATGTCCTCTGTACTCAAGCCGCCATTTCCCTGGAAAATGCTCGACTCTATGCTGATGCTCAGGAAAAACTACGTCTGCTGACATTGCGATCGTCGATCGATTCCATCTTGACTCAAAATAAAACACTTGCTACGCTGCTTCAGCAATGCACAGAGGCGATCGTTGAGCATCTAGGTGTTGCATTTGCTCGCATTTGGACGCTGAATGAGTCCGAGCAGGTTTTGGAATTACGAGCCAGCGCAGGATTGTACACTCATATTAATGGCCCTCACAGTGTCGTTCCAGTTGGCAAATTCAAGATTGGGCTGATCGCTCAGGAACGATTACCCCATTTGACGAATGATGTTCTGATTGATCCACGAGTGGGTGACAAAATCTGGGCAAAACGAGAGGGAATGATTGCCTTTGCAGGCTATCCTCTGCTACTCGATGATCGCTTAGTCGGCGTGTTAGCGATGTTTGCTCGACAGCGATTGGATTCATCTGTGCTAGATACGCTTGGCTTTGTTGCTGGCGAAATTGCTGTTGGTATTGAGCGACAGCAGATGGCAGAAACACTAGAGATTTCTGAAGCAGAGCTAAAATTGAAGGCTCAAGCATTAGAGGAATCTCTTCAGAATCTCAAGCAAGCTCAACTCCAAACTGTGCAAAGCGAAAAAATGGCATCTTTGGGTAATTTAGTCGCTGGCGTTGCCCACGAAGTCAATAACCCCATCGGTTTCCTCAATGGTAGTATTAACAATGTCAAAGACTACGTTAAAGACCTGCTGCAACATCTAGAACTCTATCAGCAACACTGTCCCCCAGCCACGCCGATTCAAGACAATGCTAAAGATATTGACTTGGAATTTCTCTGCCAAGACTTGCCGAAAATCCTCGATTCCATGAAAGCAGCCACTGATCGCATCAAAAACATCAGTACCAGTCTGCGTACCTTCTCCCGCGCCGATACTGAATATAAAGTCAGTGCCAACCTGCATGAAGGATTGGATAGTACGCTACTTATCCTCAAATATCGCCTCAAAGCTAGTGAATTGCGTCCGGCGATCGCAGTTATACAAGACTATGGCGAATTACCCATGATTGAATGCTTCCCTGGACAATTAAACCAGGTGTTTATGAATATCTTAGCAAACGCCATTGATGTGTTTGATGAAATGGCTCAAACTCAGTCTTTAGAACAATTCCCAGCCAATCCTCAAACCATTACCATTCAGACAAAGCAGATAGATAATCAAGTTTTAATCTGCATTCGTGACAATGGCACAGGGATGAGTGAAGAGGTACAAGCCAAAATATTTGACCATTTGTTTACTACCAAAAGTGTAGGCAAAGGAACGGGATTAGGATTAGCGATCGCTCGTCAGATTGTGGTAGAAAAGCATGGTGGTAGCATAAAAGTGCAATCTGCATTGGGACAAGGTACGGAGTTTGCAATTTTTCTGCCAATTCGCGGATGAGTCATACCAATTCAAAATTCAAAACGAATTACGAATTAGCCAGCAATTGTGTCATAAGTAAAGTAAGCTGTTCAATCTCAACTGACTATATGACTGCTGCTGTAAACACTACTCCTGGTATGGCTTCCCGCTTGGTAAATGGCATATTGGCAATTAAGCCTCTAGCAGACTTAGCCAAGCACCAAGCTCGGCAAATGATGATTAAACGGGCTGAGAAAATTGGTGTACCTTGGACACAAGAAGTCAAGACACTGCAAGCTCGTGATTGGACACAAGACTTAGCCGAAGTGCAAAATCCGCAAATCATCTATCCAGATTACTATCTCACCTCATTTCACGCTTACGAAAGTGGTAATCTCAGTTGGCAAGCGGCTTTTGAAGTAGAACCTGCGGCTCATGCTGTCCACGCTAAAATCTGGCAAGATGCCCAGGTGCAAGGTGATGCTAAATTGCGGCAAAGTTATCATGATATTCTCAAACTCCAAATTCCCCAGCCACCACAAGCTATTGTAGACGTGGGTTGTAGTGTTGGCTTAAGTACATTTGCTCTACAACAAGTCTATCCTGATGCTCAAGTCACAGGCTTAGATTTGTCTCCTTATTTCTTAGCTGTGGCTAAATATCGCGCCGCCGCACGTCAGGCTCAAATCAATTGGGTTCATGCACCAGCCGAGTCTACTGGCTTACCAAATGCGGCTGTTGATTTAGTCTCTATATTCTTGGTTTGTCATGAATTACCCCAGTCTGCAACCCGGCAAATTTTAGCTGAGGCGCGGCGTATCTTGCGTCCTGGTGGTCATCTTGCCATCATGGATATGAATCCTCAATCAGCAGCATTCAAGAAAATGCCTCCCTACATTTTGACATTGCTCAAAAGTACTGAACCTTATCTAGATCAGTATTTTTCTTTGGATATTGAGCAAGCTTTGGTTGAGGCTGGTTTCCTAACTCCGAAAATCACCATTAATAGCCCCCGTCATCGTACTGTTGTGGCACAAGTGGGTGGCTGATGCAGTTGTGCTGCTATGGGCAGCGATTCCACCACTGATATTCTTGGGGTATTACTATTATCGTGTACCCCTGGCCCCACCATTGTTACTGCTGTTGCTGTTATTTTTGGTTGGGGCAATATCGGGTTTTGCTGCTCTCGGTTTAGAATACATTGTGGACACCATAGCCAATGGAATTTTAGCGTGGCGAAAAATCCAGCGATCGCTCTTAGGTATCACACTGCGACAGCTCCTAGAAATTGCGCCCATTGAGGAAGGTTGCAAGTTTTTCGCAGTGGTTATTCCCTACTCTTTTTGCCGACAGCGCTATCAATTACCCCCCAGTAGCATTTTTCTGTTTACTATTGCGTCAGCTTTAGGATTTACTGCCCAAGAAAATGGCATTTACCTGTATTTCGACACAGCCACAGTTCTCGATAGAAGCATTAGTACCCCAGTTCACGCCATGTTTGCTGCGCCTTGGGGATATGCGTTAGGACAATATTTTTTAGCTACGACTCAATTGCGTCACTATAAAAATGCAGTTGTCAAAGCTTGGACTAATTCTGTGATCTTTCATGCTTTAGTCAATATACTTTCCAGTGCTGGGCGTTATGCACCACCTCTCGGTTTTCTCAGCTATGGTTTATTTCCTTTGCTGTTATGGTTATTTTGGCAAATGGAACAGTTATTAAGGAGAGTCCAAGGTAAACGTCCAATTAACTTAATTTCTGGTTACACACCACAACACCGTTACTGGCAAAGAGGTTTAGTTGTATTTGCTCTGATCTTGGGTGGTAATGCTATTTTTGGCTGGTTGCTTTTAGCGAGAATTATTAGTCCTTTGAGCCTAACACAGATTTTTTCAGGCAATATTTTGTGGTTTATTATCAGCCAAGTGTTAGTTAATTTAATTTTTGCCAGTTTCGCATGGTTGATTTATTTATATTTGCGGTATGCTGGCGATCGCCATCTTTGATTTAGATATAAAGAGTTCCAAGAATTGTTGACTGGGATTTTGATTTTAGTATTTTTGTTAGTCTTTTGTTAGTCTATTGTCACAGGTAAAATAGATAATATGAAACAAATCACTTTTGCAGAACTTCCCGAAACAGTTCAAAACCTAATTAACCAAGCTCAAAAAACAGGTGAACCCTTCACCATCATCCAAAATGGTATTGCGATCGCCATCATATCCCCCATTAATAAAAGCAAAAGAGTCGCCTTCGGCTCGATGAAAGATAGCGGTCAAATTACAGGGGATATTGTCGAGCCTACTTCAAATCTAGTTACTTGGGATGTCCTCTTATGAAACTTTTACTTGATACCCATATCTGGATTTGGTATCTTCTCGGTAATCTCAACCTTTCAAACAATCTACAAAAAGCAATCTCTGACGAAAGAAATGAATTATGGTTAAGTCCCATCAGTATTTGGGAACCCTTCTTGCTTGCTGAAAAAGGAAGACTTATCCTAAAGCCAACTCCAGAACAGTGGGTTCAA
Coding sequences within it:
- a CDS encoding PrsW family glutamic-type intramembrane protease — encoded protein: MADAVVLLWAAIPPLIFLGYYYYRVPLAPPLLLLLLLFLVGAISGFAALGLEYIVDTIANGILAWRKIQRSLLGITLRQLLEIAPIEEGCKFFAVVIPYSFCRQRYQLPPSSIFLFTIASALGFTAQENGIYLYFDTATVLDRSISTPVHAMFAAPWGYALGQYFLATTQLRHYKNAVVKAWTNSVIFHALVNILSSAGRYAPPLGFLSYGLFPLLLWLFWQMEQLLRRVQGKRPINLISGYTPQHRYWQRGLVVFALILGGNAIFGWLLLARIISPLSLTQIFSGNILWFIISQVLVNLIFASFAWLIYLYLRYAGDRHL
- a CDS encoding type II toxin-antitoxin system Phd/YefM family antitoxin, with the translated sequence MKQITFAELPETVQNLINQAQKTGEPFTIIQNGIAIAIISPINKSKRVAFGSMKDSGQITGDIVEPTSNLVTWDVLL
- a CDS encoding class I SAM-dependent methyltransferase produces the protein MTAAVNTTPGMASRLVNGILAIKPLADLAKHQARQMMIKRAEKIGVPWTQEVKTLQARDWTQDLAEVQNPQIIYPDYYLTSFHAYESGNLSWQAAFEVEPAAHAVHAKIWQDAQVQGDAKLRQSYHDILKLQIPQPPQAIVDVGCSVGLSTFALQQVYPDAQVTGLDLSPYFLAVAKYRAAARQAQINWVHAPAESTGLPNAAVDLVSIFLVCHELPQSATRQILAEARRILRPGGHLAIMDMNPQSAAFKKMPPYILTLLKSTEPYLDQYFSLDIEQALVEAGFLTPKITINSPRHRTVVAQVGG
- a CDS encoding type II toxin-antitoxin system VapC family toxin translates to MKLLLDTHIWIWYLLGNLNLSNNLQKAISDERNELWLSPISIWEPFLLAEKGRLILKPTPEQWVQNSLEQLDTKEAPLSNEIAILSPQLALVHQDPADRFIAATAVHYKLTLVTVDGNLTKATCLSTLS
- a CDS encoding ATP-binding sensor histidine kinase, with translation MSLPAPINYHETLEIPNYTVVEQLYIGSRTAVYRAVQTDQGLPVVIKVLRKEYPSFSELVQFRNQYTTTKNLPIPGIIPPLSLKPLGNSYALVMADWGGIALSKYTQQQTLHWSEVLIIASQLTDILHDLSQHQVVHKDIKPANILIHPESKQVKLIDFSIASLLPKEIQENQSPSSLEGTLAYIAPEQTGRMNRGIDYRSDFYALGVTLYQLLTGTLPFVCDDPLELLHCHIAKTAVPIHQVNPDVPTQVSAIAAKLMAKNAEDRYQSAMGLKHDLEQCLTDCKDNSIISRFELGQRDLSDRFNIPEKLYGREREVQTLLESFERVADGASELMLVAGFSGIGKTAVVNEVHKPIVRQRGYFIRGKYDQFNRNIPLSAFVQALRDLMSQLLSESDAQLESWKNLILAAVESNGQVLIEVIPELEQIIGKQPPVPELSGSAAQNRFNLLFPKFIEVFSTSEHPLVMFLDDLQWADAASLQLIKLLMNDHGYLLILGAYRDHEVSAAHPFILTVDELNKAGMTVHTITLSALDFADVNHLIADTLSCPVELAKPLTELVMQKTQGNPFFLTQFLKALHEEKLITFNYEQRYWECDITQVRARSLTDDVVEFMARQLQKLPTETQQVLKLAACVGNQFDLNTLAIVSQQSATDAATVLWKALQEGLVLPTSQIYKLFQATTESSQTNNTANPRYRFLHDRVQQAAYLLIPVAQRQNTHLQIGQLLLKNTPTDAVATNIFEIVNHFNQGISLLQTTQQKTELSRLNLLAGRKAKAAAAYESASNYLNIGLNILSEESWNDEYDLTLDLHVEATEVCFLCTDFERSRQLADVTLRYAKTLLDQVRVHEVELLYYAAQNQALSVINLTLQVLEALGIALEDQAPQDLVIEDLSHLREMTDPGKLGAMRLLINTYAPAMMAAPDVLPKLLFTAIKLCLEAGNSAMAAVSYAFYGSLLVNLGDINAGYQFGELAIKILNQFDSRPHYCVVHTVFNILLRHWQESIRETIEPCRNAMKVGLETGDLYFVGCLSKDSCTNLFLMGENLEVVNQQQTYSLELLQKLKQQFSIYYAGIWHQLVLNLRGLAEKQNCLIGDGFDEFELLPKLQADNDQILLFNLYLAKGILLYFWADYENSVICHSCAREYMSAVSAMATLPTHNFYESLALLAQYPCSSSEQSSSLEQIVANQEKMKYWANYAPQNFQHKYDLVAAEEYCVLSQPYQAMEYYDRAIAGANINGYIHEEALANELAAKFYLNWGKEKVAQHYLINAYYGYARWGAKAKVQDLEQQYPALLASILQQQKMTVSATETLFATESLAASQFTYAESSTSASSSTISSTLDLATVLKASQALSSEIQLDQLLATLLEMVIKSAGADKGILLMPRQQDWFVEAVAMLNQPVQVQAIALTDSTNLPHSLINTVKRNLQPVVITDASTHLNLATDSYIAQQQTKSVLCTPILLQNKLIAILYLENRVTAAAFTRDRVELLNVLCTQAAISLENARLYADAQEKLRLLTLRSSIDSILTQNKTLATLLQQCTEAIVEHLGVAFARIWTLNESEQVLELRASAGLYTHINGPHSVVPVGKFKIGLIAQERLPHLTNDVLIDPRVGDKIWAKREGMIAFAGYPLLLDDRLVGVLAMFARQRLDSSVLDTLGFVAGEIAVGIERQQMAETLEISEAELKLKAQALEESLQNLKQAQLQTVQSEKMASLGNLVAGVAHEVNNPIGFLNGSINNVKDYVKDLLQHLELYQQHCPPATPIQDNAKDIDLEFLCQDLPKILDSMKAATDRIKNISTSLRTFSRADTEYKVSANLHEGLDSTLLILKYRLKASELRPAIAVIQDYGELPMIECFPGQLNQVFMNILANAIDVFDEMAQTQSLEQFPANPQTITIQTKQIDNQVLICIRDNGTGMSEEVQAKIFDHLFTTKSVGKGTGLGLAIARQIVVEKHGGSIKVQSALGQGTEFAIFLPIRG